A stretch of the Zeugodacus cucurbitae isolate PBARC_wt_2022May chromosome 6, idZeuCucr1.2, whole genome shotgun sequence genome encodes the following:
- the LOC105221181 gene encoding uncharacterized protein LOC105221181: MTQKQRIAIYVLWLALGAMQSADGQSISNTVHRTQAATERINDLSCYECDTMDHGEACVDVSTRNLTNFIRKCKGEEFICMVKRFSYTTSTENSTSAPKMWSLDRRCAVNCEAGCIVIGERTKLYACTSCCEKSLCNTGRGRAVSTFQRVETGIGTCWCAAMVATLLQRLFIKSNQLLLEM; this comes from the exons ATGACGCAAAAACAGAGAATAGCAATATACGTGCTTTGGCTGGCATTGGGAGCGATGCAATCAG CTGATGGACAATCGATTTCGAATACGGTGCATCGCACGCAAGCCGCCACGGAGCGCATTAATGATCTCTCCTGCTACGAGTGCGACACGATGGACCACGGAGAAGCGTGTGTGGATGTCTCGACGCGCAATCTGACCAATTTCATACGCAAGTGCAAGGGTGAGGAGTTTATTTGTATG GTGAAGCGCTTCTCATACACCACCAGTACGGAGAATTCCACCAGTGCTCCGAAAATGTGGTCATTGGATCGACGCTGTGCCGTTAACTGTGAGGCCGGCTGCATTGTGATCGGCGAGCGAACGAAGCTGTACGCTTGCACTTCCTGCTGCGAGAAGTCGCTCTGCAATACGGGGCGTGGCCGGGCGGTGAGCACTTTTCAGCGCGTGGAGACAGGTATTGGCACATGTTGGTGCGCCGCCATGGTGGCAACACTGTTGCAGCGACTTTTCATAAAGAGTAATCAGCTGCTGTTGGAGATGTGA
- the LOC105221182 gene encoding uncharacterized protein LOC105221182 → MHKKKPKSIYTSRSTYSDRAKRENESFKEVIVPIQAIETALLLLNSQEDSVLVTVFKNITEYARKQRENVEELKKLKLLELLLEKKFYMTSDAVMIRRFATYLACTLIESMDMLRDVEPEKMVFILGICLEAYLLEVDDFTLEYLTVIINKCLQDPQVANAMLEKSDFLEKFFLLIANTENPDILWQSFEAIHKMLLLLDAEKLLAFSTLPNFPIERVLCDITNEFVDIRSAALKIVKDLIVDTSDNSTFADLSRCIFTLRQLTQLFCDFATTEHGTEAIEALATAMRTEKMTKLFFEHNFFDRIMQNVSDNLLAYAASVKCKVIWIFAENAKYEQFLQRIYEAMVTDLFLDCLLQVDPYGPAPHVIAGLNRMMKNTNAANRILQLYEAGVIERLAYIISQPGIDIRTREQAADLIGNLLRFAFHDTAHQLLALQIALLLGRIFGQQQQDLSIDFILSLLNIIEQLAQNEDYREILGESTLLTMNIALMLRNSFATAILVNNIFRCLCTLADEEKVRTVLLSHYIAPSMKRGLKSLSNLVKTSVTNFIMQTARFPEMVHEYIEAGVLEVLLLNQRLAMCVSTWGPAIEAILSKCPSLKFCIRNHLGFTDSTAGNDFLVSKKKFDDFRVFQNILKEDVSPLHPILVVNFERKVSPPDLIIEVPIECFPMDERSGVTGSWCYCRKPGDSDLPRILELVNGELEKYGLLQNPAKMSRCIDFDNLAKRAKVIAEIVEAALSRNLKRLDLNTTEECSNHTVKCHLYDIARALHCNFIPLGMVHTGCQFERAILFKALADQIGLPCTLQRAVDGRLLFNEVPLPVEIDHDPHCDKKTMKFMPWRMLRPTHIVDLMFNVGELYPIQSRQAMQYLRLY, encoded by the exons ATGCACAAGAAAAAACCAAAGAGTATTTATACCTCACGCTCCACATACTCGGACCGTGCCAAGAGGGAGAATGAGTCGTTTAAGGAGGTGATCGTGCCGATACAAGCCATTGAAACAGCGCTGTTGTTGCTCAACTCACAGGAGGACTCAGTGCTGGTTACCGTTTTCAAGAATATCACCGAATATGCGCGCAAACAGCGCGAGAATGTGGAGGAGCTGAAAAAGTTGAAACTGCTCGAGTTGCTGTTGGAGAAAAAGTTCTATATGACATCTGATGCGGTAATGATTCGACGATTCGCCACCTATTTGGCGTGCACGCTCATTGAAAGCATGGATATGCTGCGCGATGTGGAGCCGGAGAAAATGGTTTTCATTTTAGGAATATGTTTGGAGGCGTATCTACTCGAAGTTGATGATTTTACTCTGGAATATTTAAcggttattataaataaatgtttgcaaGATCCGCAAGTTGCCAATGCAATGCTGGAGAAGAGTGATTTCCTGGAGAAGTTCTTCTTACTGATTGCAAATACCGAGAATCCAGACATTTTGTGGCAATCCTTCGAGGCCATACACAAAATGCTGCTACTGTTGGATGCTGAGAAATTGCTGGCGTTCAGCACATTGCCAAACTTTCCCATCGAACGTGTGCTTTGCGATATCACAAATGAATTTGTGGACATACGCAGCGCGGCGCTGAAGATCGTCAAAGATCTCATTGTGGACACGAGCGATAACTCTACATTCGCCGACTTAAGTCGTTGTATTTTCACGCTACGGCAATTAACTCAACTGTTCTGCGATTTTGCTACCACCGAACACGGCACCGAAGCGATCGAGGCATTGGCCACGGCCATGCGCACCGAGAAGATGACAAAACTCTTCTTCGAGCACAATTTCTTCGATCGCATTATGCAGAATGTGAGCGATAATCTGTTGGCGTATGCAGCGAGTGTGAAATGCAAGGTGATCTGGATCTTTGCAGAGAACGCCAAATATGAGCAGTTCTTGCAGCGCATCTACGAGGCAATGGTGACGGATCTATTCTTGGACTGTCTGTTGCAAGTGGATCCGTATGGCCCAGCGCCACATGTGATAGCTGGTTTGAACCGCATGATGAAGAATACGAATGCGGCCAATCGCATACTGCAGCTGTATGAAGCGGGTGTGATAGAGCGACTGGCAT ACATCATATCCCAACCTGGCATTGATATACGCACACGTGAACAGGCGGCCGATTTGATTGGCAATTTATTGCGCTTTGCCTTCCATGACACTGCGCACCAATTGTTGGCGCTACAGATTGCTCTCCTCCTGGGCCGCATATttggtcaacaacaacaagatctCTCCATTGACTTTATACTATCGCTGCTGAATATCATCGAACAATTGGCACAAAATGAGGACTACCGTGAGATTCTGGGCGAGTCTACGCTGCTCACGATGAATATAGCGCTTATGCTAAGG aaCTCCTTCGCCACGGCCATATTAGTGAACAACATTTTCCGGTGTCTCTGCACGTTGGCTGATGAGGAGAAAGTCCGCACAGTGCTACTCTCACACTACATTGCACCGTCCATGAAGCGCGGTCTCAAGTCTCTCTCCAATCTGGTTAAGACCTCAGTCACTAATTTCATTATGCAAACCGCACGTTTCCCCGAGATGGTGCACGAATACATCGAGGCGGGTGTTTTAGAAGT ACTTCTTTTAAATCAACGTTTGGCTATGTGCGTGTCCACTTGGGGTCCCGCCATTGAAGCTATACTTTCTAAGTGTCCAAGTCTTAAGTTTTGTATACGCAACCATCTCGGTTTTACAGACAGCACTGCTGGTAATGACTTCCTTGTCTCCAAAAAGAAATTCGACGATTTCCgcgttttccaaaatattctcaAAGAGGATGTTTCGCCGTTACACCCTATTCTAGTTGTGAATTTCGAACGCAAGGTTTCACCACCCGATCTGATTATAGAAGTACCAATAGAATGCTTTCCGATGGATGAACGTTCCGGTGTTACGGGTAGCTGGTGTTACTGTCGTAAACCAGGTGATAGTGATCTACCGCGCATATTAGAATTGGTGAACGGAGAACTAGAA AAATATGGTTTACTGCAAAATCCTGCGAAAATGAGTCGTTGCATTGACTTCGATAATTTGGCCAAGCGCGCTAAAGTTATTGCCGAGATCGTAGAGGCTGCACTTAGCAGAAATCTGAAACGACTGGATCTCAACACCACCGAAGAGTGCTCCAATCACACTGTCAAATGCCACTTATACGATATCGCACGTGCGCTCCACTGCAATTTCATACCCCTCGGCATGGTGCACACTGGCTGCCAATTTGAGCGAGCAATTCTTTTCAAAGCTTTGGCCGATCAAATCGGTTTACCATGTACATTACAACGCGCCGTCGACGGACGCCTGCTATTCAACGAAGTGCCCTTGCCGGTGGAGATTGACCACGATCCACACTGCGATAAGAAGACCATGAAATTCATGCCTTGGCGGATGTTGCGCCCCACGCACATTGTCGATTTGATGTTTAATGTGGGCGAACTCTATCCCATACAGAGTCGGCAAGCGATGCAATATTTGAGATTGTATTAG